One window from the genome of Echinicola vietnamensis DSM 17526 encodes:
- a CDS encoding HYC_CC_PP family protein, which produces MKRNLYIVLLIVMLLPGKGMAVFQHFCGGELISFELFLKHYEPCCEDHSNPCDGCEDQETIFSLDDFRTLHSDISVIDFSHAAMAQPSFHLPSTQFFESRNYTTPKKAPPGWSGRYRSILFQSFLL; this is translated from the coding sequence ATGAAGCGCAACTTATATATCGTCCTGCTCATTGTAATGCTTCTCCCTGGCAAAGGGATGGCAGTGTTTCAGCACTTTTGCGGGGGCGAACTGATCAGCTTCGAGCTTTTTCTAAAACACTACGAACCATGCTGTGAGGATCATAGCAACCCTTGTGATGGCTGTGAGGATCAGGAAACCATCTTCTCTCTCGATGATTTCAGGACACTTCATTCTGACATTTCGGTCATTGATTTTTCACATGCGGCAATGGCTCAGCCATCGTTCCATTTGCCTTCTACACAATTTTTCGAGTCAAGAAACTACACAACTCCTAAAAAGGCTCCCCCCGGCTGGTCAGGGCGGTATCGCTCTATCCTGTTCCAGTCATTTCTTCTGTAA
- a CDS encoding GDCCVxC domain-containing (seleno)protein, whose protein sequence is MIKRKPAFCYHLLKPKEGDCCVYCSYGSAPCPPVQLDSDQACC, encoded by the coding sequence ATTATTAAGCGTAAGCCTGCTTTCTGTTATCATCTGTTAAAACCGAAGGAAGGGGATTGTTGCGTGTATTGCTCCTATGGCTCAGCACCTTGTCCACCAGTACAATTGGATTCTGATCAAGCATGTTGCTAG
- a CDS encoding metal-dependent transcriptional regulator: MLFHLSHENGDVSVKDLSDQLSIKMPTATSMMKKLAEKGLVHYESYKPLKLTSRGLKEAGLIVRKHRLTEMFLVEKMGFSWEEVHEIAEQVEHVHSPLFFERMDKLLGYPTIDPHGSPIPDNEGNVEKPKYNKLSDCKAGDKFTLLAVANSSEEFLHYLNSHRLKLDTEITVLSVEAFDASMTVSYGNIPQATLGEAACKNLLGRRG; this comes from the coding sequence ATTCTTTTTCACCTTTCCCATGAAAATGGAGATGTGAGCGTCAAGGATCTGTCGGATCAGTTATCTATAAAAATGCCCACAGCCACCAGCATGATGAAAAAGCTGGCTGAAAAAGGTTTGGTGCATTACGAAAGTTACAAACCTCTGAAACTGACCAGTCGGGGGCTTAAAGAAGCAGGGCTCATCGTGCGAAAGCATCGGCTCACGGAAATGTTCCTGGTAGAGAAGATGGGATTTAGCTGGGAGGAGGTGCACGAAATAGCCGAACAGGTGGAGCACGTGCATTCACCTTTGTTTTTTGAGCGGATGGACAAGCTTTTGGGCTACCCGACCATTGATCCACATGGCTCTCCGATTCCTGACAATGAGGGAAATGTTGAAAAACCGAAATATAACAAGCTCAGCGATTGCAAGGCAGGTGATAAATTCACTTTGCTGGCAGTTGCGAATTCCAGTGAAGAATTTCTTCACTACCTGAATAGTCACCGGTTGAAGTTGGATACTGAGATTACTGTTCTTTCGGTTGAGGCTTTTGATGCAAGCATGACCGTTAGTTATGGCAACATTCCACAAGCGACCTTGGGAGAAGCCGCTTGTAAAAATCTGCTTGGAAGGAGGGGCTGA
- a CDS encoding DUF3408 domain-containing protein yields MENDHKRKATPDINEELMMNLMVDGVKKEGIRLPPEPPEVREKEVAKEGVKREESPRNKAVQREKSRARKNLDGSYGDHFLKSHAMTKRGDKSIYIRQEYHERLSRIVRVIGKDEIPLYAYLDNILEHHFEMFEKAITDDFNENFKPIF; encoded by the coding sequence ATGGAGAACGATCATAAAAGAAAAGCCACGCCGGATATTAATGAGGAACTGATGATGAACCTGATGGTCGATGGCGTCAAAAAAGAAGGGATACGGCTTCCTCCTGAACCACCCGAAGTTCGGGAAAAGGAAGTGGCAAAAGAAGGCGTAAAACGGGAAGAATCACCACGGAACAAAGCTGTTCAAAGAGAAAAGAGCCGGGCGAGGAAAAATCTTGACGGAAGTTACGGCGACCATTTTTTGAAAAGCCACGCCATGACAAAGCGCGGTGATAAAAGCATTTATATCCGGCAAGAATACCACGAACGATTATCCCGTATTGTCCGGGTTATTGGAAAAGATGAAATACCCCTGTATGCCTATCTTGACAACATTCTGGAGCATCATTTTGAAATGTTTGAGAAAGCGATTACGGATGATTTCAATGAAAATTTTAAACCCATTTTTTAA
- a CDS encoding ParA family protein, translating into MDTKKRTLFIAFSSQKGGVGKSTFTTLAASTLHYRLGYNVAVFDADFPQHSLMKMKKRDLAMVMENEALKKLAYKQFTTINKKAYPIMQHRADSVLEAAQEFANTSSVPLDVIFFDLPGTVNTPGILKALAGMHHIFTPITADRVVMESTLIFTQLLQDVIMKKGETSIETINLFWNQVDGRERTPLYAVYHNLIHQLGLSLMQSQVKNSTRFRKESEVNSKTVFRSTVMPPDERLMKACQLDLFISEFLKIIQL; encoded by the coding sequence ATGGACACAAAAAAGAGAACTCTGTTTATCGCCTTTTCTTCTCAAAAAGGAGGGGTTGGCAAAAGCACATTTACGACGCTTGCAGCGAGTACCCTGCACTATCGCTTAGGTTACAATGTAGCCGTATTTGATGCAGATTTTCCGCAGCACAGCCTGATGAAAATGAAGAAAAGGGATTTGGCCATGGTCATGGAAAACGAGGCTTTGAAAAAGCTGGCATACAAACAATTTACGACCATCAATAAAAAGGCCTATCCCATTATGCAGCACAGAGCTGACAGTGTGTTGGAAGCGGCTCAGGAGTTTGCAAATACTTCGTCTGTTCCTCTTGATGTGATTTTCTTTGACCTGCCCGGAACGGTCAACACGCCCGGAATCCTGAAGGCATTGGCTGGAATGCACCACATTTTCACCCCCATTACGGCAGACCGTGTGGTAATGGAAAGTACGCTCATCTTCACTCAGCTTTTGCAGGACGTGATTATGAAAAAGGGAGAAACTTCCATCGAAACCATTAACCTCTTCTGGAATCAGGTTGATGGCAGGGAAAGGACGCCGCTATACGCCGTATATCACAATCTCATCCATCAATTAGGGTTGAGTCTGATGCAGAGCCAAGTCAAGAACAGTACACGCTTTCGTAAAGAAAGCGAAGTGAACAGCAAGACCGTTTTCCGCTCTACCGTAATGCCTCCCGATGAACGCTTGATGAAAGCCTGCCAGTTAGACCTGTTCATCAGCGAATTTTTGAAAATCATTCAATTATAG
- the mobA gene encoding conjugal transfer protein MobA, with translation MNENNKKQVKKTGRRPKKDPAKIRYTISFNQERHARFLALFDKSSMQVKAHFIMSCIFNNTVKTIQIDKGTVDFYMRLTSFHSQFRSVGVNYNQVVKLLYRHFSEKKAAAYLYKLEKQTAEMAVLCQKIIQISAEFDAKYLKKQR, from the coding sequence ATGAATGAGAACAACAAAAAACAAGTGAAAAAGACCGGACGCCGGCCAAAAAAGGATCCGGCGAAGATTCGGTACACCATTTCCTTTAATCAAGAACGACACGCTCGATTTCTTGCTCTTTTTGACAAATCGAGTATGCAGGTAAAGGCACATTTTATAATGTCCTGTATCTTCAACAACACGGTAAAGACCATTCAAATTGACAAAGGAACGGTGGATTTTTATATGCGTTTGACTTCCTTTCATAGTCAATTCCGCTCCGTTGGCGTGAATTATAATCAGGTGGTGAAACTGCTGTACCGTCATTTTTCCGAGAAAAAAGCAGCAGCATATCTGTATAAACTGGAAAAACAGACGGCTGAAATGGCGGTGCTTTGTCAAAAAATCATTCAGATAAGCGCGGAGTTTGATGCAAAATATCTGAAAAAACAGCGGTAA
- the mobB gene encoding conjugal transfer protein MobB, which yields MIAKIGRSANLYGALAYNQLKVEQENGKILFANKMIENASGHYSVPQLAQSFAPYLIANRNTEKHTLHISLNPDPKDKVSDEKFRKMAEEYMRGMGYGGQPFVVFKHTDIDRSHIHIVSVCVDEQGKKISDKFEKVRSMKVCRELESKYGLIPATDKERRLNEKIFRPVDYRAGDIKSQIASVVRHLPSYYQFQTLGEYNALLSLFNITTEKVEGELQGKPQQGLLYIPLNEKGEKSGHPFKASLFGKNAGIPALELHFAKCKTALKNDPSKQTLKAAVTIALKNTSDEQAFKKQLAEQGINVVARRNDTGRIYGMTFIDHNSKTVWNGSRLGKEFSANTFNGYWNHNIKPDIKEPALAPSKLSTSNDAVLPAEEPHHLFNFLNTSEKPESGLIEALGGLLPEAQGEDYEEQAFANRMKKRKKRRRGHQ from the coding sequence ATGATTGCGAAGATCGGTAGAAGCGCAAATTTATATGGGGCATTGGCGTACAATCAGCTTAAAGTGGAGCAGGAAAACGGTAAGATTTTGTTTGCCAATAAGATGATTGAAAACGCAAGCGGGCATTATTCCGTGCCACAATTAGCCCAATCTTTTGCTCCTTATCTGATTGCCAACCGCAATACCGAAAAACATACTCTGCATATTTCCCTTAATCCGGACCCGAAAGACAAGGTAAGCGACGAGAAGTTCCGGAAGATGGCGGAAGAATATATGCGGGGAATGGGTTACGGTGGACAGCCTTTTGTCGTATTCAAGCATACCGATATTGACCGAAGCCATATCCATATCGTATCGGTCTGCGTGGACGAGCAGGGCAAAAAGATTTCTGACAAGTTTGAGAAAGTGCGGTCGATGAAGGTATGCCGCGAATTGGAAAGCAAGTACGGTCTGATACCTGCAACCGATAAGGAACGACGGCTGAACGAAAAGATTTTCCGTCCGGTGGACTACCGAGCAGGTGATATAAAAAGTCAAATCGCTTCGGTTGTTCGCCACTTGCCCAGCTATTACCAGTTCCAGACTTTGGGAGAATACAATGCTTTGCTTTCCCTATTCAATATAACTACTGAAAAAGTGGAGGGCGAATTACAGGGAAAGCCCCAACAAGGTTTATTGTACATTCCCTTAAATGAAAAAGGTGAAAAATCCGGACATCCGTTCAAGGCTTCGCTTTTCGGGAAGAATGCTGGGATTCCGGCTTTGGAATTGCATTTTGCAAAATGTAAAACGGCATTAAAAAACGACCCAAGCAAGCAGACCTTAAAAGCAGCCGTTACCATTGCCCTGAAAAACACAAGCGATGAGCAGGCTTTTAAAAAGCAGTTAGCTGAACAGGGCATTAACGTAGTGGCACGGAGAAATGATACCGGGCGTATTTATGGAATGACGTTCATTGACCACAATTCCAAGACGGTCTGGAACGGCTCACGATTAGGAAAGGAATTTTCTGCCAACACCTTTAATGGTTACTGGAACCACAATATCAAACCGGATATAAAAGAGCCTGCCCTGGCACCATCCAAACTATCCACATCAAATGATGCTGTTCTTCCTGCCGAAGAACCGCACCACTTGTTCAACTTCTTGAATACTTCTGAAAAGCCTGAAAGTGGCCTAATCGAAGCATTGGGTGGATTGCTGCCAGAAGCGCAAGGCGAAGATTATGAGGAACAGGCTTTTGCTAATAGGATGAAGAAAAGAAAAAAACGCCGAAGAGGTCATCAATAG